The sequence below is a genomic window from Dyadobacter chenwenxiniae.
AATCAGCGATCATGCCTTCCGGATCTTTGAAACGGCTGGGCGCAAAGATATAATCACAGCGCCAGTCGGTTTCAAACCAACCCGTATCGAAATGAATTACATCGGAAGGAATGCGGTTCTTGCGTAATTTGGCGGCCACATTACGGCCATCCTGCTCGGAAAAATAAGTGATGCGGCTCATCCACAAGCCAAATGACCACAACGGCGGCATGGATGCTTTTCCGGTAAGATTGGTATACTCGTCAAGAATGTCTTTGGGTTGCCCCAGAAATATAAACAGGTCTAAATTCTCATCGCCAATCTGCATGGCGTTTGATTCCCCGTAAGTTGCGCCAAAATCACAGGTGATAGGCGAAGTCGTATGCATGAACATCCCATAACCGCGTGAGCTCATGTAAAATGGAATGGGCTTGTACATGGTCTGCGTTTGGACGCCATTCGGATCATGCGTCCATAACACGACCTTTTGCCCATTCTTGTCAAGCCGCGTGAAGGACTCGCCACAGCCAAAAATCTTCTCATCCGGTGAAATGGAAAAAACAGCTGCCACACTCCGCGAATAATCGGAAGCCCTGCGAACAAATGAAAACGGTAAAGTAGGTGTGTAAGACGATTTTCCATCCGCCTGCCCGCGCGTCTGTGTAAGCACTTTCCCATTCGCATCCCGAATCAGGATTTTCCAGGGATTTTCATAAATGGTCACCGATCCGTGTACATTCGTGTATTCGTGGCCACCATTCACCTTCGCATATTTCCAGGAAGCATCTCTCAAAGGCTCTTTCACAAGCATTAGCGAAGGCTCACCAACAGCGCCTTGCGCGCCCGTATTCGCACGAATCCGGACGGTGCGCGGAGAAGTGAACTCCACCGAAAAAGGTAAAACGGGATCCTGAGCGTACTCAATGGAAGGAAACTCGTTACTATAAGACCGCTTGTAACTCAGCATGGAGTTATCAAAATTATGAGCAGCAAAAGGCTCATGTCTTTTCCATTTGATTTTCCCTGCGCCAGTCACAGAGTCAAACGCCGCCAGACTATCGGCAAAGAAAATGGTGTTTGAAAAATCCCTGAAATCACCGCTGATATCAACCGGGTCATTCACAAGTTTGCTTTGCTGGGCAGAAACATGATTTCTATTAAAAATGAGCGATAGCAGCATGAGCAGCGACGCTATTTTTTGTGAAAACTTATAATGATACATATTGGGGAATGCAATTTATCTTGCCCTTGACTGCTGTCACCCTGAGCGGAGTCGAAGGGAGGAGCAAGATGCAAAAGGCGTCATGCCTAGCCAGCAGCGCCCCTTCGACTCCGCTCAGGGTGACAGGGCGGCAAAGCCGCCCTGGTGACAGTCAATTACTTTTTCACAATCCGGAAGTTGTCGACACTGCCATTGAATGACGCAATGGCGACGTCGGCCGTGCCGAATGACACTTTCAAATCCGAAATTTTGGATACGTCGGTGATGGTGGCACCCGCTGCGTTTTTGAATTCCGAAAGCTCGATGACGGCTGTTCTCCATCCATTTGTTTGATAGCCTGTTGCCGTATATTCCGTGGAATTCCAGGGCTGGAAGGAATAGACGAATTCACTGCCGCCTGCTGTGACGGTGATGTCGTATTTACCTGCTTTCCACGGCTCTGCAATGTTATGTTCAAATTTGAACTGTCTTTCTGCGGCTGGTCCTGCGGCTAGTTTGAAGTTGAAGCTGCAAGTCGAGAAAACCCAGGCATCCGCATAGCCGGCAGCTGGCAACTTGGTTTGTTTGATCCTGGAATATTTACCTGAAATGGCGCCCGGATCGGTTGCAGGCAAAATCGCCGCCGCTCCCCAGCAGACTTCTGCGCCCCAGGTTGTTGCGGGAGTATCGAAATTGATCATATGCCCCTCCATACTATTCATTTTGAATGCTGTTTTCACGGTCCCAAATTCTCCTTCGACCGTAACAATGTCTGAAACGGCAGTAGCGGGCATTTTTGCAGTGATTTGCTTTTCGGTTGTGCTTAGGATCTGCAAGCTGGTTGAGCCAACTTTTACGGATTTGATATTATAAAAATAATCCCCGTTGATCACCAGTGTTCCGCCCGGCTTTACAAATTCAGAATACAGACCTGAAAGCACCGGTGTCGGCGCCGTTAGCACAAAATCGTAAGTGGCTTCTCCGCCTCTGGTCTGCACCTTGATCTTGTTGGTCACACCAGCATCCACAGCTTTTGTGGGTGCATTGGCCGGTATGGTCACAATCAGATTTGAATTACTGCCCAAAGCCGCATTGAAAGTTGCTTCGAAATCATTGAAATACACTTTCATTACACTGCCCAGATTCTGCCCCTGGATCACGATCAGACTGCCGGGCTCTGCTGCATTCAGTGAACTGTCCGCCAGGGCAGGATCGAGCAGACGCACGTTGGTGATCGAAGGCGCGCCGTCTACGTCGTCGTCATTACAGCTCTGGAAAGACAGCAGCATTCCCGCCGCCAAGCATAGTCCAAAAGCCGTTTTATATATATTTTTGAAGTTCATCATTGGTCAGGATTTGGGTTAATCTAGTAGTTTGCTGAAATCAAAAGGAACTGGCTCAGCTTTCAATGAAGGCGCATTTACGAGCTCAGCCTCAGGGAACGGCAGATAAAGCGTGTTGGCCGATAACGGGTAATATTCAGCCGGCGAATAAGTCACAGTGTACTTTTTCGGCTTTGTAGAGCCAGCCACATAGCTCATCGTGTAATTTTCCCTGCGTTGCGCAGCCGTGTAAGCGATCGCTTTGGCCGGATTGAAATAATACCAGCGCACCACCTCATTCCAGGAGTTGCCTTCAAACACCGTCTCGATTCTTCTTTCCTTAAATATATCCTCAAATGTCAGCGACGTTTTAGCCGGCATACCAGCCCTTTTTCGTACTGCATTGAAGTATTCCAGTGCTTTGGCATTGTTAGTAGTGGCCGCATTGCCCAAAACAGCATCTGCATAGATCAGGTAAACTTCTGCGAGACGCAGCATATAAGAATTGATGTTGGCCGCCATAAATCCACCCAAGCCACCATTGTCAGCAGGTGAACCCACAATGTATTTTTTGATGGCTGATAATTGCGCTGGCCTGTTGTATTTCAGACCGCCGGTTGCTTTTTGAATGTTGGGATAAACATCGCTGTCAAACATCGCGATGGACTTTCTGCGAAGCGAATCTGCCGGATTTTCGACAAAGTATTTCACCAGATCCGCTGACAAACCCTGCGCCGCACCCCAGCCATCACCGGTTGTGGTAATGTTGGCATCGTAAGCAAAATAGGCCTGAAATGAGTTGTTAACCCCCCACGGGCTGCTTACCGGCATCCATTGAAGCGAGAACAAGCTCTCCGGATTGTTTTTGGAAGAGTTGTTGTTCGCACTTTCAAACAACTCGGCATAGGTTGGCGCCAGCGTCCGGCCGCTTTTTGTAATTACATCTTCCGCATAAAATTTCGCACTGTCGAGGTCCGACTGATTGCGCGTTCCATTCTGGTTCAGACCAGCACGCATCAAATACATTCTGGCCAGCATTCCCTCAGCAGAATATTTTGTCAAACGGCCTTGCTCGGCAGTTAATGGCAGGTTTTCTGCGGCAAAGCGGTAATCCTGGATCAAAAGCTTCCACACATCTTCAATGCGGTTTCTAACCGGCGGTGCGTTCAGCTGCGCCACGTTATCATACACAATCGGCACAGCGCCCCAGTTGGTAACGAGGTAATAATAGGCCGTCGCACGCATGAAACGGCATTCACCAAGCCC
It includes:
- a CDS encoding glycan-binding surface protein, whose product is MMNFKNIYKTAFGLCLAAGMLLSFQSCNDDDVDGAPSITNVRLLDPALADSSLNAAEPGSLIVIQGQNLGSVMKVYFNDFEATFNAALGSNSNLIVTIPANAPTKAVDAGVTNKIKVQTRGGEATYDFVLTAPTPVLSGLYSEFVKPGGTLVINGDYFYNIKSVKVGSTSLQILSTTEKQITAKMPATAVSDIVTVEGEFGTVKTAFKMNSMEGHMINFDTPATTWGAEVCWGAAAILPATDPGAISGKYSRIKQTKLPAAGYADAWVFSTCSFNFKLAAGPAAERQFKFEHNIAEPWKAGKYDITVTAGGSEFVYSFQPWNSTEYTATGYQTNGWRTAVIELSEFKNAAGATITDVSKISDLKVSFGTADVAIASFNGSVDNFRIVKK
- a CDS encoding RagB/SusD family nutrient uptake outer membrane protein; its protein translation is MQFKIKLLAAISTLMLMQGCSEEFLDRPPLDALTSGNFYKTDAEILAGTAPLYNIVWFDFNDKANMSFQEARAGNLNSNDRTAYIKHAVPSTDVNTLLPGYKSFYKIIAQSNNAYKAIKEATGSTASAAVKSQGLGECRFMRATAYYYLVTNWGAVPIVYDNVAQLNAPPVRNRIEDVWKLLIQDYRFAAENLPLTAEQGRLTKYSAEGMLARMYLMRAGLNQNGTRNQSDLDSAKFYAEDVITKSGRTLAPTYAELFESANNNSSKNNPESLFSLQWMPVSSPWGVNNSFQAYFAYDANITTTGDGWGAAQGLSADLVKYFVENPADSLRRKSIAMFDSDVYPNIQKATGGLKYNRPAQLSAIKKYIVGSPADNGGLGGFMAANINSYMLRLAEVYLIYADAVLGNAATTNNAKALEYFNAVRKRAGMPAKTSLTFEDIFKERRIETVFEGNSWNEVVRWYYFNPAKAIAYTAAQRRENYTMSYVAGSTKPKKYTVTYSPAEYYPLSANTLYLPFPEAELVNAPSLKAEPVPFDFSKLLD
- a CDS encoding glycoside hydrolase family 31 protein, whose protein sequence is MYHYKFSQKIASLLMLLSLIFNRNHVSAQQSKLVNDPVDISGDFRDFSNTIFFADSLAAFDSVTGAGKIKWKRHEPFAAHNFDNSMLSYKRSYSNEFPSIEYAQDPVLPFSVEFTSPRTVRIRANTGAQGAVGEPSLMLVKEPLRDASWKYAKVNGGHEYTNVHGSVTIYENPWKILIRDANGKVLTQTRGQADGKSSYTPTLPFSFVRRASDYSRSVAAVFSISPDEKIFGCGESFTRLDKNGQKVVLWTHDPNGVQTQTMYKPIPFYMSSRGYGMFMHTTSPITCDFGATYGESNAMQIGDENLDLFIFLGQPKDILDEYTNLTGKASMPPLWSFGLWMSRITYFSEQDGRNVAAKLRKNRIPSDVIHFDTGWFETDWRCDYIFAPSRFKDPEGMIADLKKHGFRTSLWQLPYFVPQNSLYPEITSKGLAVKNANGTIPYEDAILDFSNPNTIKWYEDKISGLLKLGVSAIKVDFGEAAPFSGVYASGRTGFYEHNLYPLRYNKIVSELTRKITGDNIIWARSTWAGSQRYPIHWGGDAETTNKGMEAQLRGGLSLGMSGFTFWSHDIGGFTMKTPEDLYRRWLMMGLLSSHTRTHGQAPKEPWEYGEDFQNYFRKAVELKYRLMPYIYTQSKLSSEKGLPMVRALLVEFPEDPGAWMVDNAYMFGSDILVAPLFENTKSRPVYLPKGKWIDYQTRKTYEGGWHNIAAGELEVVMLVREGAVLPHVEVAQSTDQIDWKNIELIGFNVTSATTAVKLFMPGESEVKDVSIIKKGGKLAVSKDPFKGNVRWITK